The region CTCGTCAAAAGCATGGGAAATCGACGAGATCTCCCTGAGCTGCCCATCGCTCACGCCGATCTCGAAACGGTCCGCATAGGCGGATTTGAGCTTGAGGGTCGGGATCAGCGTGATCAGGTTGGCATTGCCGCAGCGCTCGCCGAGGCCGTTCAGCGTTCCCTGAATCTGGCGTACACCGGCATCGACCGCCGCCAGGGAGTTGGCGACGGCGTGGCCGGTGTCGTCATGGGTGTGGATGCCCAGGTGACTCCCGGGCACGACTTCCTGCACACGGGTGACGATGTCATGGATTTCATCCGGAAGCGTGCCGCCATTGGTGTCGCACAACACGACCCAGCGTGCGCCTGCCAGATAGGCGGCACGGGCGCATTCAAGGGCGTAACCCGGATTGGCCTTGTAGCCGTCGAAGAAATGCTCGCAATCGATCATCGCTTCCTTGCCGGCCGCGACGGCGGCGGCGACGGTTTCCTCGATCGACTGCAGGTTCTCCTCATTGGTGCATCCGAGCGCGACACGAACGTGGTAATCCCACGCCTTGGCAACAAAGCAGCAGGCGTCGGACCTGGCGGCGAGGATCTCCTGAAGACCGGGATCATTGGCGGCGGAGCGGCCCGCCCGCTTGGTCATGCCGAACGCGGTAAAGGCCGCCTTCGCCGTGCGCTTCTCGCTGAAGAACTCCGTATCCGTCGGATTGGCGCCTGGATATCCGCCTTCCACATAATCGACCCCCAGCCGCTCCAGCAATTCGGCAACGACGATCTTTTCATTCACCGAGAAATCGACGCCGCTGGTTTGCGCGCCATCGCGGAGCGTGGTGTCGTAGAGGTAGAGGCGTTCCTTGGTCATCAATGTGTCCTGCCCAGCCCTGCGGCTGCCTGTTATCCGTTGTCCGTTTCGCTGGCCTGCGGCCAGGTTTTCGTGTCATGATCGGGATGCTGGTTGGAGACGATGGAGGCCAGAAAGGCCGCCGTTTCAAAATCTTCTTCCGTGGTTCGTGTCGGCAGGTCCGCCATGTGGTCCGTATAGGGCAGCTTGCCCTCGACGCCGAACTGGATCACAGGAACGATTTCCGCCGGATTGTCGAAGGCGCCGATCGCGATCGCGTCGCCTTCCGGAGTTTCATAGGTCAGCGGCGTACCGCACTGCGCGCAAAAGCCGCGCGCGACCATATTGGAACTCTGGAACCGTTTCGGCTGGCCCCGCGTCCAAGTCAGATCCCCGCCTTCCCGAATGCTGACAAGAGGCGCATAGAAATTGCCGAAAGCCTTCTGGCACATGCGGCAGTGACAGATCGACCCTTTTCCGAGCTCTCCGGAAACGCGGAACCGCACGGCCCCGCATTGACATCCGCCCGTGTAGATTTTCGTCATGAGTTCCTCCTTGGCCAGGTTTGCGTATCGTGATCCGGATGCTGGCAGTTGCTCGATGCAACGTCATCGATACCGCCCGGCAGATCATCCCGGTTTGACTGACTTTCCCGCAAGCTGAACAACGCGGCGTAGAAAGGCACCCGCCCCTCGACGCCGGACTGCTCAATTGGCACGACGGCTGCGACGTCGTCCAGACTTCCGTGGGTGAAAGCGATATGGTCGCCGCCAATCGTGTCAAAAGCGAGCGGTGTTCCACAGGCCTGGCAGAAACCGCGCCGGACAGGCCTGGACGAATGAAACCAGGACGGCTCGCCGCGGGTCCACTCAAAATCCTTTTTCGCCGCTCCGATCAGCGGCAGAAAGAAATTGCCCGAGGCCTTCTGGCACATGCGGCAGTGGCACAGATGCGGATATCCGACCTCCCCGCGCACCCGGTAGCGCACGGCCCCGCACTGACAGCCGCCGGTCAGGGGCTTGACCTCGCTCATCAGCAGGTCTCCTTTCCGCAGGCACGCTGAACGGGTCGCAAAGGGCAGACACCTCCCCTATCGATCAACGCGAGCACCTTCCCCGCGAAAGGACAGAGGGGGGTATCCCGCCTATCCGCCGGAACAGAGTTCACCGCTTGACCTCCCAGGTTGTCACGCGCTCGCCGGTTTCGGAGTCTTTTGAATCCTTTAGGAGGATTCCTTGAGACGACAGCTCATTGCGGATCCTGTCGGCCTCGTCCCAGTTCTTGGACTTCAAGGCATCCAGCCGGGCGCCGACGGCGGCCTCGACGGCCGCGGTGTCAACACCGGAGAGGTCCGCCTTGAGCGGCCCGACACCCAGCAGTGCCGCCGATGCCGAATAGACCGCCAGCTTTTCAGGATCCTTTGCCGCCTCGACGGCGAGGGCATGCAG is a window of Roseibium salinum DNA encoding:
- the cimA gene encoding citramalate synthase, whose amino-acid sequence is MTKERLYLYDTTLRDGAQTSGVDFSVNEKIVVAELLERLGVDYVEGGYPGANPTDTEFFSEKRTAKAAFTAFGMTKRAGRSAANDPGLQEILAARSDACCFVAKAWDYHVRVALGCTNEENLQSIEETVAAAVAAGKEAMIDCEHFFDGYKANPGYALECARAAYLAGARWVVLCDTNGGTLPDEIHDIVTRVQEVVPGSHLGIHTHDDTGHAVANSLAAVDAGVRQIQGTLNGLGERCGNANLITLIPTLKLKSAYADRFEIGVSDGQLREISSISHAFDEILNRSPDRQAPYVGETAFATKAGIHASAILKDPQTYEHVDPECVGNRRRVLVSDQAGKSNLIGELTRVGIQVDKSDPRLDRLLALVKEREAEGYAYEAADASFELLARRELGEVPRFFEINSFRVMVERRFNAIGDLVTVSEAVVKVDVDGETRMSVAEGNGPVNALDMALRKDLGKYQSAIEGLELIDYKVRILNGGTGAVTRVLIESHDTKTHRRWFTIGVSSNIVDASFQALADSITFALMKANLT
- a CDS encoding GFA family protein, translating into MTKIYTGGCQCGAVRFRVSGELGKGSICHCRMCQKAFGNFYAPLVSIREGGDLTWTRGQPKRFQSSNMVARGFCAQCGTPLTYETPEGDAIAIGAFDNPAEIVPVIQFGVEGKLPYTDHMADLPTRTTEEDFETAAFLASIVSNQHPDHDTKTWPQASETDNG
- a CDS encoding GFA family protein, with translation MSEVKPLTGGCQCGAVRYRVRGEVGYPHLCHCRMCQKASGNFFLPLIGAAKKDFEWTRGEPSWFHSSRPVRRGFCQACGTPLAFDTIGGDHIAFTHGSLDDVAAVVPIEQSGVEGRVPFYAALFSLRESQSNRDDLPGGIDDVASSNCQHPDHDTQTWPRRNS